ATATTTGAAATTTCGTCCAACCAACAGCGGACTCGTTCTGCCAGGAATGAATTCGAGCGACTGAAGGTTTCCGGCAGTGTCGAACATTCCCTTAAAATGAGATTTTCCGACAATATCTTTCGGTTCCACAGATTGCGTCATCAGTTGATCAGCAGTCAGATTCGTCGCATAGTAGCGGACTTTCTCAGCCGACGAGGCGCGGTCGCTGGAAAAATCAACCGGATTACCGGTTTTATCGAAGGAAGCGATAAAATCTGTCATATCTCGTAGATCGTCTTCACCAACTGGAACGACGATATTTAAAGAATCAATCAGCAAATGAAATCCCTTTTTGTCACGATAAGAAGGCAGAAAATGAACGCCCGGTTTTTGATATGCTGGCAGATTTGGGGCCAATTTATCTTCAATTACAATAAACCGTGACGTCGATTCGTTTTTCCGATCATCGGTAACTAATTCTTTCCCGTCGATGCTTTCTATCAGGAAGCCCGCTAAAAAGACCAGGTACCACTGCTTCATGAATTCTCCAATCTACTCTATTACTCCGGCAGACATTTAAATAACATGATAAAAATTGAAAAAGATTTTGATAATAAGCAAAAGGTAAGAATCAAAGAGAGGTTGAGACTTCCTTTCCGAATGGCGAGAGTGCCAGCGACAATAATTTGACATGTTGCTTGGCAAACGGAATGCCAACGATCGTCACGGCGCATATCAACGCGAAAACCAGATGAAAAAACGTTAGCCAGATACCGCCGAACAGGAGCCAAATCAAATTCATAACCGTCGAGAGGCAACCCGGCGCGGATGGTTTATAGCGTATCGTTTCACCAAACGGCATGAGTCCGAGAATTGACAATTTAATGCATTGAATCCCAAACGGAATGCCGACGATCGTCAAACACAACACAACGCCACCCCACAAATATCCCAGAAAGATAAAAATCCCACCGCCAAGAAAAATCCACAATATATTTCCAAGAGTACTCATTTTTCAGATTTCCTGATTGACTCTTACATTTGACCGGACGTCGATAACTCTATCAGGATAGTCGGTAAAAACACCGTCGACTCCCAAGTCGATCATCCGTTGAATATCATCCGGAAAATTGACAGTAAAAACGAAAACCTTGATCCCCCGGCGGTGCGCTTCTTCGATGATTTCTTCATTGACAAATTCGATGCTGATATTGATTGAATAAACGTCCAGTTCAGCGGCAAATTTCGCCCAGCCGATTGGTATTCCGAAAATTAGCGCACCGGTTTTTATTTCCGGAATCAGCGTTTTTATCGTTTTCAATTCATAATGATTAAAGGAAGAAACTTGAAATTGATCGTATCTCCAACCATGTTTGCGAACATACTCGTTGATCACGTTTGCTACCAATGGCGCTGTACATTCGTTTTTAACCTCGATATTCACGCTCGTCCGACGATTCACGAGGTCGAGTACTTCGGTCAGCAGAGGAATCCGACCGCCGCCTTTTACTTCTAACGATCGGATTTCGTCGAATGTTTTCTCTTCTACAAGTCCAGTCCCGGTTGTCAATCTTTCCAACCGATAATCGTGAATGACGACGAGATCGCCGTCAACGATAAAAACGTCCAGTTCAATACCGTCAACACCAAGATCAATGGCTTTTTGAAAAGATGCCAGCGTGTTTTCCGGAGCGTAACCCGGCGCTCCCTGATGTCCAAAACAGAGAAAAGAACTCATGTTTACTGCCTCTCGCTTTAAATGAACAATTGTGCGATCCGTTGAAATTTAGTTCCGCCGATGCATTTATTTCACAGATTTCATGCTCAGTTGAATGCGACCGCGATCGATGTCTATCAAGATAACCCGCACATCGACAATATCGCCGACCGAAACGACCTGACTCGGATTTTTAACGAACCGGTCCGAAATCTGGCTGATATGGACCAGACCCGCTTGTTTGACGCCAATATCGACAAATACGCCGAAATCAACGACGTTACGGACGGTTCCTTTAAGAATCATCCCTTCTTTTAGATCTTCAATTTTGAGAATGTCGCTTTTCAATATCGGTTTGGGCAATTCTTCGCGCGGATCGCGTCCCGGCTTCTCCAAATCGGTAAGTATATCTTTCAAGGTTGGTTCACCGATGCCGATTTCTACTGCCAGATCGCTCATTCTTGTCTGGCTGTTTGAAATCATCAGCCGAATCTTCTGCTCGCCAATTCGAATATTCTCGATCTTATACTTTTTCAAAAGGCGGTTCGTCGCCTCGTAAGATTCCGGGTGAATCCACGTGTTATCCAACGGGTTTTCACCGCCCGAAATTCGGAGGAAACCGGCGGCTTGTTCAAATATACTGACACCGATTCCCAGAACATTTTTCAACTGTTCACGATTTTTGAAACAACCGTTTTTTTCTCGATGACTAACAATGTTTGCCGCGTTTCGACTGGTTAATCCGGAGACATAAGTCAATAAAGATAACGACGCAGTATTTAGATCAACACCGACATGATTAACGCAATCTTCGATAACGCTGTGAAGCGATTCTGTCAATCGTTTTTGGTTAACGTCGTGCTGATATTGACCAACGCCGATGCTTTTCGGCTCGATCTTCACAAGTTCCGCGAGCGGATCGAGCAAGCGACGGGCAATCGAAATATTGCCGCGCAAACTTGCCTCCAAATCTGGAAATTCCTCCTGCGCAATTTTTGATGCAGAGTAAACCGACGCGCCCGCTTCGCTGACAATAACGTAATATAATTCCCTGACGGTTTTCATCTCACAAATCAAATCGGCGACCAATGATTCTGTTTCGCGGCTCGCAGTTCCGTTTCCGATAGCAATGACATCAACGTTGTATTTCAGGATCATTTTCTTCAGAATAACTTTCGATTCATCGGCTTCATTTTGTGGTGGATGTGGATAAATAGTCACACCCGCAAGATATTTGCCGGTTTTATCGATAACCGCAACCTTTGAGCCGGTTCGGAATCCGGGGTCGATGCCCATGATAATTTTGCCAGAAATGGGCGGTTGAAGAAACAGATTTTTCAGGTTAAGCGCAAATATCCGAATTGCCTGTTTCTCCGCCGTCTCCGTCAAACCGCTGCGAATTTCTCGCTCGATCGACGGCGCAGTCAATCGCTGATAACCGTCCCGGATCGCATCCAGTAAATATTTATGAAAAATCGACCGGGAATCGACGACCATTTTCTTTCCAATCCGAAGTAAAATATCATCGATATTCACCGATATATCAACTTTCAGAATGCCTTCCTTTTCGCCACGATTGATCGCCAAAATTCGGTGCGACGGAATCTTGCTGATCGGTTCGGTGTACTCATAGTACATCTCAAAGACGCTTTTTTCGTCCTTATTCTTTGCTTCGGAAACGATGATACCGGTTTTAAAAGTAACCTCCCGAACCATCCCGCGGATGTCGGCGTTTTCTGAAATCGTCTCCGCAACGATATCTTGCGCTCCCTGTAATGCTTCTTCCGGTGTGTTTACACCCGTTTCCGGATTCATAAAAGCCGCGGCGACATCCAGCGGATCGCCGGTCAGTGTCTGTTGCTCGAGAATCAGATCAGCCAAAGCCTGAAGCCCTTTTTCACGGGCAATTGATGCGCGGGTTCGTTTTTTAGGCTTGTACGGCAAATATAAATCTTCCAAATCCTGAAGTTTTGTCGTTGCCTCGATTTTCGCTTTCAATTCCGGAGTCAACTTGCCCTGTTCTTCAATACTGGACAGTACGGTCTTCTTGCGTTTTTCCAGTGAACGAAGATATTCCACCCGCTCCTGAATAAGCCGGATTTGGACTTCGTCCAGCGAACCGGTGCGTTCTTTTCGATAGCGCGCAAGGAATGGAATGGTGGCACCTTCATCCAGTAATTGGACGGTTTGAATGATTTGGTTTGCCCGCAGGTGCGTTTCTTTTGCAACGATCTGATATATTTGTTGCTCGGTCATCAATATTTCCTGTTCAATTAGTTTCTTCCTGAAAAAACGATGAAATCTACGGCATCGAAGGGAAAAGTCAAATTTGAAATGAATATGAAAAAATGTTTTACATGATGTTTTTCAATTACTTGTGATAAAATGGTTATATAAAACGTAAGATTTAGACAATTTCTTTACGTAACAAATATTATTCTGTCTCTTTATCAATCTATTTCTCCAATAAAATTCGAAGTATTGTCAAAATCTTTGCGACGCCCCAGATACGTTGTTCGAGGGATTTGCTGTTCAGATAATTGATATTCATGGTACAAATATAAAAAAATCCAGTATCCGATTTTCTGCTCATCCGTATTCTTAAATTTCTTAAATTACTTTTGTTCTTTAACCATTTTTTCAGGAGCCGTCGGAGGAAAGATTTTCGTTTTAAAATGACTATTATCATCGAAAAATAAGAGAAATCGGATGATGACCCGGATAGAACAAATCAAAAAAGTATTTGACGCTACTGGTGAACTAACGCCAGATGACAAAACATACCGCCGTTTTGCATCGTCCTTTTTGAACCGTTTAATTTCGTTCGACATTGGCAAGGGCGACGCCACTGTATTTCCGGAAAACGTTTATCACTCTTCTGCTGAGGCTTTCATCATTGCCAAATCGCCAGCGATTATTGCCGGTCTCGAAGAAACAACAATGTTTCTGAACGAATTTTATCTCACTGGAGAAACGAAATTTAGAAACGGCGATGCGATCGAGACGGGCGAAACCTTACTAAAAATTCGCGGCAACACCGGAGATATTCTCGCCGTCGAGCGAACGATTCTGAACGTTCTCCAGCGACTGAGCGGAATCGCCACCGTGACCGAAGAATATTCCGAACGGCTCGCGGGAACGCATTGTTTCGTCGTCGCAACGCGTAAAACGCTCTGGGGAATGTTAGACAAATCCGCAGTTCAACATGGCGGCGGATTTTCGCATCGACTCGGTTTATACGACGCGGCGATGTTAAAGGAAAATCATCTCGCCGCCTTGAAGAATTCGGAGCAACCAAACGCTATTCGCGATTCCGTCCAGACAATCATCCAGATACATCCACATCTCCGTTTTATTGAGATAGAAGTTCGGTCGGAAGACGAATTCTGGGAAATCGCGGATATCTTTAAAACGATAAAAACACCAGTCCCAAAAGTCATCATGTTCGATCATTTTCAACCAACTGCAATCTCGCCAATTATCGCGGAATTGGTTCGGCGGAACTTACGTGATGAAATTTTTCTTGAAGCGTCCGGAAACGTTACGCTCGAAACGGTTTCCGATTATGCAAAATCCGGCGTCGATGTCGTCTCAGTTGGCGCATTGACACATTCGGTTAAAAGCGCTGATTTCAGTCTGCTTTTTTCAACGGACTCAGGAAAATGAAACCGATCTATTTCGACCATAATGCCAGTACGCCGCTGATTCCCGAAGTCATTGCCGAAATGACGCCGTATCTTCAATCGGGATTCGGGAACCCGTCGAGCAGTCATTCCTTTGGGCAGGAAAGCAAACGCGCCATCGAATCAGCGCGAATGCAAGTTGCCAATCTGCTGAACTGCCAGTCCGAAGAAATTGTCTTCACCAGCGGCGGCACAGAATCGAATAATTTCGCCATTCGAGGCGTTCTGGAAAACCACGCAAACGGTCACATCATTACCAGTTCAATTGAGCATCCCGCAGTTCTGGAAGTTTGTCGCTATTTAGAAAAGCACGGCTCTTCGGTCACATATTTACCAGTCGATTCCGACGGGCTTGTCAATCCGGATGATCTGCGGAAAGCGATTCGACCGGATACGATTCTGATTTCAATCATGCTTGCGAACAACGAAGTCGGAACGATTCAACCAATTCAAACGCTGGCAGGAATTGCCCATGAATTGGGAATTCCGTTTCATACCGATGCGGCGCAAGCGGTTGGGAAAATTCACGTCGATGTCGCTGAACTCGGCGTGAATCTGTTATCGGTCGCCGGTCACAAAATGAACGCTCCAAAAGGCGTCGGCGCATTGTTTATCAAAACGGGAACACGCCTTTCGCCGCTCCTTTTAGGCGCCGGACACGAGAGAGGATTGCGAGCCGGAACTGAAAATGTGCTGGAAATCGTTGGACTTGGAATAGCAGCTGAAAATTTCAGGAACAACGAAACGACGATTATTCAAAACCTGCGTCGTTTACGGGATGAATTCA
The Candidatus Marinimicrobia bacterium CG08_land_8_20_14_0_20_45_22 genome window above contains:
- a CDS encoding glycerophosphodiester phosphodiesterase, with protein sequence MSSFLCFGHQGAPGYAPENTLASFQKAIDLGVDGIELDVFIVDGDLVVIHDYRLERLTTGTGLVEEKTFDEIRSLEVKGGGRIPLLTEVLDLVNRRTSVNIEVKNECTAPLVANVINEYVRKHGWRYDQFQVSSFNHYELKTIKTLIPEIKTGALIFGIPIGWAKFAAELDVYSINISIEFVNEEIIEEAHRRGIKVFVFTVNFPDDIQRMIDLGVDGVFTDYPDRVIDVRSNVRVNQEI
- a CDS encoding RNA-binding transcriptional accessory protein; translated protein: MTEQQIYQIVAKETHLRANQIIQTVQLLDEGATIPFLARYRKERTGSLDEVQIRLIQERVEYLRSLEKRKKTVLSSIEEQGKLTPELKAKIEATTKLQDLEDLYLPYKPKKRTRASIAREKGLQALADLILEQQTLTGDPLDVAAAFMNPETGVNTPEEALQGAQDIVAETISENADIRGMVREVTFKTGIIVSEAKNKDEKSVFEMYYEYTEPISKIPSHRILAINRGEKEGILKVDISVNIDDILLRIGKKMVVDSRSIFHKYLLDAIRDGYQRLTAPSIEREIRSGLTETAEKQAIRIFALNLKNLFLQPPISGKIIMGIDPGFRTGSKVAVIDKTGKYLAGVTIYPHPPQNEADESKVILKKMILKYNVDVIAIGNGTASRETESLVADLICEMKTVRELYYVIVSEAGASVYSASKIAQEEFPDLEASLRGNISIARRLLDPLAELVKIEPKSIGVGQYQHDVNQKRLTESLHSVIEDCVNHVGVDLNTASLSLLTYVSGLTSRNAANIVSHREKNGCFKNREQLKNVLGIGVSIFEQAAGFLRISGGENPLDNTWIHPESYEATNRLLKKYKIENIRIGEQKIRLMISNSQTRMSDLAVEIGIGEPTLKDILTDLEKPGRDPREELPKPILKSDILKIEDLKEGMILKGTVRNVVDFGVFVDIGVKQAGLVHISQISDRFVKNPSQVVSVGDIVDVRVILIDIDRGRIQLSMKSVK
- the nadC gene encoding nicotinate-nucleotide diphosphorylase (carboxylating), coding for MMTRIEQIKKVFDATGELTPDDKTYRRFASSFLNRLISFDIGKGDATVFPENVYHSSAEAFIIAKSPAIIAGLEETTMFLNEFYLTGETKFRNGDAIETGETLLKIRGNTGDILAVERTILNVLQRLSGIATVTEEYSERLAGTHCFVVATRKTLWGMLDKSAVQHGGGFSHRLGLYDAAMLKENHLAALKNSEQPNAIRDSVQTIIQIHPHLRFIEIEVRSEDEFWEIADIFKTIKTPVPKVIMFDHFQPTAISPIIAELVRRNLRDEIFLEASGNVTLETVSDYAKSGVDVVSVGALTHSVKSADFSLLFSTDSGK